A window of Mucilaginibacter paludis DSM 18603 contains these coding sequences:
- a CDS encoding DEAD/DEAH box helicase — translation MNPFSQLGIRHDIVNAITDLGFENPTPIQEQSIPVLLTGSNDFVGLAQTGTGKTAAFGLPLLELLDFEQNHPQALILCPTRELCLQITNDLKNYSKNMSNVNVVAVYGGANISDQLRQIKRGVQIVVATPGRMLDIINRKAINFSDVNYVVLDEADEMLNMGFQEDIDSILSTTPDDKKTWLFSATMPSEVRRIAKKYMTDPFELTMGEKNTGNVNIEHEYYIVRARDKYAAFKRIVDFNPEIFGIVFCRTKIETQEIAEALIKDGYNADSLHGDLSQQQRDKVMKRYRERSLQLLIATDVAARGIDVNDVTHVINYSLPDEIENYTHRSGRTARAGKTGVSIAIINSKELGKIRQIERVIGKKFIKGEIPNGFDVCEKQLFAIVHKVHNVQVNEQQIEQYIPRIMDEFKDLEKEDIIKRFASIEFNRFLDYYKNAPDLNAPLDDRAVRGELGDRAPRGTGNSDYTRLFINLGSVDEFNRGDLLGYICNTAKISGRTVGKIDVKGVYSFFEVPKADVDKVFAEFKDAEFKGRPVRIEISGEGTSDNRSGGGGGRRREGGYAGGGERKEGGFRREGGAPRERTGGNSGGGFRDFSGKRREDRNSTGSGGGERRRKF, via the coding sequence ATGAACCCATTTAGTCAATTGGGAATCCGTCATGATATTGTTAATGCCATCACTGATCTGGGATTTGAAAATCCCACGCCAATCCAGGAACAATCAATTCCGGTTTTGTTAACAGGCAGCAACGATTTTGTCGGATTAGCTCAAACAGGGACCGGAAAAACCGCTGCCTTCGGATTGCCACTATTAGAATTGCTGGACTTCGAACAAAATCATCCTCAGGCGCTTATTCTTTGCCCAACCCGTGAACTGTGTTTACAGATCACCAACGATTTGAAAAATTACTCTAAAAACATGTCAAACGTTAACGTTGTGGCCGTTTATGGAGGTGCAAATATTTCTGATCAGTTACGCCAGATTAAACGCGGCGTACAAATTGTTGTGGCTACGCCTGGCCGTATGCTCGACATTATTAACCGTAAAGCCATCAACTTCAGCGACGTGAACTATGTAGTTCTGGACGAAGCTGATGAAATGCTTAATATGGGTTTTCAGGAAGATATCGACAGCATTTTGTCGACCACACCTGACGACAAAAAAACCTGGTTGTTCTCAGCCACTATGCCTTCCGAGGTTCGCCGTATCGCCAAAAAATACATGACCGATCCGTTCGAATTAACCATGGGCGAAAAAAATACAGGTAACGTTAACATTGAGCACGAATACTATATCGTTCGTGCACGTGATAAATACGCTGCCTTTAAACGCATTGTTGATTTTAATCCCGAAATTTTCGGTATCGTGTTTTGCCGTACAAAAATTGAAACCCAGGAAATTGCTGAGGCTTTAATTAAGGATGGTTACAATGCCGATTCGTTACACGGTGATTTATCACAACAACAACGCGATAAGGTAATGAAACGCTACCGCGAGCGCAGCCTGCAATTGTTAATTGCTACGGATGTTGCCGCACGTGGTATCGACGTTAATGATGTTACACACGTTATTAACTACTCGTTACCTGATGAGATTGAAAATTACACCCACCGTAGCGGTCGTACAGCCCGTGCCGGTAAAACAGGTGTATCTATAGCCATCATCAACTCAAAAGAGTTAGGTAAAATACGCCAGATAGAACGCGTTATTGGTAAAAAGTTTATTAAAGGCGAAATACCAAACGGGTTTGATGTTTGCGAAAAACAATTGTTTGCCATAGTTCATAAAGTACATAACGTACAGGTGAACGAGCAGCAGATTGAGCAATACATTCCGCGTATTATGGATGAGTTTAAGGATCTGGAAAAAGAAGATATTATTAAGCGCTTCGCTTCCATTGAATTTAACCGTTTCCTGGATTATTACAAAAATGCACCTGACCTGAATGCTCCTTTGGATGACAGGGCGGTTAGGGGTGAGCTTGGCGACCGTGCTCCGCGCGGAACAGGCAACTCTGATTATACCCGTTTGTTTATCAACTTAGGTTCGGTTGACGAATTTAACCGTGGCGATTTGCTGGGTTACATTTGCAACACTGCTAAAATAAGCGGACGCACTGTTGGTAAAATAGATGTAAAGGGTGTTTACTCTTTCTTTGAAGTGCCAAAGGCTGATGTTGATAAGGTTTTTGCCGAATTTAAAGACGCTGAATTTAAGGGTCGTCCGGTAAGGATCGAAATTTCTGGCGAAGGTACCAGCGACAACCGCAGTGGCGGTGGTGGTGGCCGACGTCGTGAAGGTGGCTACGCTGGTGGCGGCGAAAGAAAAGAAGGTGGTTTCCGTCGTGAAGGCGGTGCCCCGCGCGAACGTACCGGTGGCAACAGCGGTGGCGGTTTCCGCGACTTTTCGGGTAAACGCCGTGAAGATCGTAACAGCACAGGAAGTGGTGGTGGCGAACGCCGCAGAAAATTTTAA
- the rbfA gene encoding 30S ribosome-binding factor RbfA: MESKRQQKFAGVIQEDLAAIFQREGMNFLPNTLVTITKVRVTPDLALARVFLSFFNNANTQLALQTIKLHASEIRYKLGSRIKDQVRIIPQLEFFVDDTSDYVERMDKIFDKIHKEENPADSGQS, from the coding sequence ATGGAATCAAAACGTCAACAAAAATTTGCCGGAGTTATACAGGAAGACCTGGCCGCGATATTTCAACGTGAGGGAATGAATTTTTTGCCTAATACCCTGGTAACCATAACCAAGGTAAGGGTTACCCCCGATTTGGCTCTGGCCCGTGTTTTTTTAAGCTTTTTTAATAATGCCAATACCCAGCTGGCGCTGCAAACCATTAAGCTGCATGCATCAGAAATAAGATATAAATTAGGTTCGCGTATTAAAGACCAGGTTAGGATTATCCCGCAACTGGAATTTTTTGTGGATGATACCAGTGATTACGTTGAGCGGATGGATAAGATTTTTGACAAGATCCATAAGGAAGAAAACCCTGCCGACAGCGGCCAAAGCTAA
- a CDS encoding peptidoglycan DD-metalloendopeptidase family protein, with protein MDRHKQLEHFIAANPDKVGKVVYFDAARHKLLRLDFTDANHELSPEIIGHTQQFSAWVFKKLKENKCKYGVGGYFENRTIYSRSALFNTTAEPRCLHLGIDIWGDAGTMVYAPLAGKVHSFQDNDNFGDYGATIILEHHLDGLKLFSLYGHLNDESFLGLSEGMAIEKGEALGEFGSTEENGNWPPHLHFQLMFDMEGLKGDYPGACRLSEQDKYRHNIADPGLILQFPAGSII; from the coding sequence ATGGATCGGCATAAGCAGTTGGAGCATTTTATTGCCGCTAACCCGGATAAGGTTGGCAAGGTAGTTTATTTTGACGCCGCGCGGCACAAATTATTGCGGCTTGATTTTACCGATGCCAACCATGAGCTGAGCCCCGAAATTATCGGCCATACGCAACAGTTTTCGGCCTGGGTATTTAAAAAGCTGAAGGAGAACAAATGTAAATACGGTGTAGGCGGATATTTTGAAAACCGCACCATTTACTCGCGCAGCGCTTTGTTTAATACCACTGCAGAGCCGCGTTGCCTGCATTTAGGTATTGATATTTGGGGCGATGCCGGAACCATGGTTTACGCTCCGTTGGCTGGTAAGGTACACAGCTTTCAGGATAACGATAATTTTGGCGACTACGGGGCAACCATTATTTTAGAGCACCATTTGGATGGCCTGAAGCTTTTTAGCCTGTACGGGCATTTAAATGATGAATCGTTTTTAGGCTTGAGCGAGGGGATGGCTATAGAAAAGGGTGAAGCCCTGGGCGAATTTGGCAGTACCGAAGAGAATGGCAACTGGCCGCCGCATTTACATTTTCAGTTGATGTTTGATATGGAGGGCCTGAAGGGCGATTACCCTGGGGCCTGCCGTTTATCAGAACAAGATAAGTACAGGCACAATATTGCCGACCCTGGGTTGATATTACAATTTCCGGCAGGGAGTATAATCTGA
- a CDS encoding IS4 family transposase, whose translation MSSELFEPTVLDGLARKTEAIQRKRKVGGKELLDMALFDGDQSFNGMSMQLMRRDGLDISKQALHQRHHSNMTKFVQAVFEQLIAVELPQEQTQGLEIRIKDSTRFALPEVIAETFPGTKGSGMKAGASVQFEFEIKSGKSDIKVTPANANDQGESHLDKASIQPGVLYMRDLGYTHLSYMNNINKVKAFFINKLCPKTTIYLLKDDQYQKLELSKLQGITGVFDQQVYIGADKMPVRIIIEPVSEELKARRIANTEKYNKKKGSTTSKGFKERAGFNFIVTNLVSEKYSAELIQKLYHLRWQIELVFKAWKSFLKIHTFPKGSSDRITSILYSKLIWAVLSWKICMAIGKIGQISVLKVHRLIASTKEELRAQLLGICSKWLALLEKLNLKHLSKEHRKHRLKIEEIVISI comes from the coding sequence ATGAGTTCGGAACTATTTGAACCAACGGTGTTAGATGGCCTGGCCCGTAAAACAGAGGCGATACAACGCAAACGAAAAGTGGGAGGCAAGGAACTATTGGATATGGCGTTATTTGATGGAGATCAATCGTTTAACGGCATGAGTATGCAGTTAATGCGGAGGGATGGGCTTGATATTTCGAAGCAGGCATTGCATCAAAGACATCACAGCAATATGACAAAGTTTGTACAAGCCGTTTTTGAGCAATTAATAGCAGTTGAGTTACCGCAAGAGCAAACACAGGGCTTGGAGATCCGTATCAAAGATTCTACCCGTTTCGCGTTGCCGGAAGTTATTGCAGAGACATTCCCCGGAACAAAAGGAAGTGGGATGAAAGCGGGAGCATCTGTACAATTTGAATTTGAAATCAAAAGTGGTAAAAGCGATATCAAAGTAACTCCGGCCAACGCAAATGACCAGGGTGAGAGTCATCTGGACAAGGCATCAATTCAGCCGGGGGTATTATATATGAGAGATCTGGGTTACACTCACTTGAGTTATATGAACAATATTAACAAAGTCAAAGCTTTCTTTATTAATAAATTATGTCCGAAAACAACGATTTATCTATTAAAGGACGACCAATACCAAAAGTTAGAGTTGTCGAAACTACAAGGCATAACCGGCGTATTTGATCAACAGGTATATATCGGAGCTGATAAGATGCCGGTAAGGATAATAATAGAACCGGTAAGTGAAGAGCTCAAGGCAAGGCGGATAGCCAATACTGAAAAGTACAATAAAAAGAAAGGCAGTACCACCAGTAAGGGATTCAAAGAGCGGGCAGGGTTTAACTTTATTGTTACCAACCTGGTGAGCGAAAAATATAGCGCTGAATTGATCCAAAAGTTATATCACCTGCGATGGCAGATAGAATTGGTTTTTAAAGCATGGAAGTCGTTTTTAAAGATACACACGTTCCCCAAAGGAAGTTCGGATCGTATAACCAGTATATTATACAGTAAGTTGATCTGGGCAGTTTTGAGTTGGAAAATATGCATGGCTATCGGTAAGATAGGTCAAATTAGTGTTTTAAAGGTGCATCGACTAATCGCTTCTACGAAAGAAGAATTGCGAGCGCAGCTTTTAGGGATATGCTCAAAGTGGTTAGCTCTGTTGGAGAAATTAAACTTAAAGCACCTTTCAAAAGAGCACAGAAAACATAGGTTAAAAATAGAAGAAATTGTAATAAGTATTTGA
- a CDS encoding energy transducer TonB: MNHFLVLMYLLVFPFHKADDQPQYKGGSSALNSFLAQNLVYPEYSRQNCISGTIQVSFNLDKNGKTSNVKVYKGLGIDLDDEAVRIVKLTSGNWIVPAGHDPAASIVLPIKFNAEQTHCQTFDAAGVAMAIEAYKSREALVTAVTNYYSNKYLGKADTTKEQLIISLKKQLGFDDDYADQVMQQANKKFKQGDKEGACEDWLFVKNIGSSKADKMLSVNCH, from the coding sequence ATGAATCATTTTTTAGTGTTGATGTACCTGTTGGTATTCCCTTTTCACAAGGCCGACGATCAGCCCCAGTATAAGGGTGGAAGTAGCGCGCTCAATAGTTTTTTGGCTCAAAATCTGGTATACCCCGAATATTCAAGGCAAAACTGTATTTCGGGAACTATACAGGTGAGTTTTAACCTGGATAAAAACGGTAAAACATCCAATGTAAAGGTTTACAAAGGCCTTGGCATTGATCTGGATGATGAGGCCGTTAGGATCGTAAAGCTAACGTCGGGCAACTGGATAGTCCCGGCCGGGCATGATCCCGCAGCCAGCATCGTACTGCCCATAAAATTTAATGCAGAACAAACGCACTGCCAAACTTTTGATGCCGCGGGTGTGGCTATGGCTATCGAGGCTTATAAATCGCGTGAGGCGCTTGTAACCGCTGTCACCAACTATTACAGTAATAAATACTTAGGCAAGGCAGATACTACTAAAGAACAATTGATCATCTCGTTAAAAAAACAATTGGGGTTTGATGACGACTATGCCGATCAGGTGATGCAGCAGGCAAACAAAAAGTTTAAACAGGGCGATAAGGAAGGAGCTTGCGAAGACTGGCTATTTGTTAAAAATATAGGCAGTAGTAAAGCGGATAAAATGTTGTCCGTCAATTGTCATTAA
- a CDS encoding cold-shock protein gives MQKEGTVKFFNETKGFGFIIPADGSEEVFVHSSGLIDQIRENDKVEYGVERGKKGMNAVNVKVIS, from the coding sequence ATGCAAAAAGAAGGTACAGTAAAGTTTTTTAACGAAACTAAAGGATTCGGATTTATTATTCCGGCCGACGGAAGTGAAGAAGTATTCGTACACTCATCTGGTTTAATTGATCAGATCCGTGAAAACGATAAAGTAGAGTACGGTGTTGAACGCGGTAAAAAAGGAATGAACGCGGTTAATGTTAAAGTTATTTCTTAA
- a CDS encoding glycosyltransferase family 2 protein — protein MIAILSTISFLCTGLYLSVVIYLIKGWSRIKTPAISGQPLTTKLTVLIAARNEEEKIALTIGDILAQDYPAHLFEIIIADDHSTDRTAEIISSYADRGVRLLQLRDEKALNSYKKRAITEAIKLSTGDFLVATDADCRMGPKWLSSIVDYYQSNNLVMISSPVSYFGERNLFERMQTLEFSYLIGLGAAFIGNNHASTCNGANFAYRKDIFYEVGGFKGIDDLASGDDELLLQKVAEKYPDRIGFLKKRDAIVYTDAKPTLHDFLQQRRRWASKSIKYKDKRVVAVVVGIWLFNVTLLLNALLGFYNVYFFNMLLVQFILKFTFDMLFLIPITSFFGRLKLLCIMPLICTVHVIYFIYIGIMGNAKKYDWKGRNVR, from the coding sequence GCGGGCAACCCCTTACCACCAAGCTAACCGTATTGATTGCGGCCCGTAACGAGGAAGAAAAAATAGCCCTCACCATTGGGGATATTTTAGCACAGGATTATCCTGCCCACCTATTTGAAATCATCATAGCTGACGATCACTCCACCGACCGTACGGCCGAAATCATTAGCAGCTATGCCGACAGGGGTGTAAGGCTGCTTCAACTCAGGGACGAGAAGGCCTTAAATTCCTATAAAAAAAGGGCTATCACCGAAGCCATTAAATTATCTACGGGAGATTTTTTGGTAGCTACAGATGCCGATTGCCGCATGGGGCCTAAATGGCTTTCATCTATCGTAGATTATTATCAATCCAATAACCTGGTGATGATCTCGTCGCCGGTAAGCTACTTTGGCGAGAGAAACTTGTTTGAACGGATGCAAACCCTCGAATTCTCATACCTGATTGGCCTGGGCGCCGCATTTATTGGCAACAATCACGCATCTACTTGTAACGGAGCTAATTTTGCCTACCGCAAGGATATATTTTACGAAGTTGGCGGCTTTAAAGGCATTGACGATCTGGCATCGGGCGATGATGAATTACTGTTACAAAAAGTAGCCGAAAAGTACCCCGACAGAATAGGTTTTTTAAAAAAACGCGACGCTATAGTTTATACAGATGCCAAACCCACCCTGCACGATTTTTTACAACAACGGCGGCGCTGGGCATCAAAATCAATCAAATATAAAGATAAACGCGTGGTAGCCGTTGTAGTTGGCATTTGGCTGTTTAATGTGACTTTGTTATTAAACGCACTGCTCGGCTTTTACAATGTTTACTTTTTTAACATGCTATTGGTGCAGTTTATATTGAAGTTCACGTTCGATATGCTTTTCCTGATCCCCATCACCTCCTTTTTTGGCAGGCTAAAATTGCTCTGCATTATGCCTTTAATTTGCACAGTACATGTGATATACTTTATTTATATCGGCATTATGGGCAACGCCAAAAAGTACGACTGGAAGGGTAGAAATGTACGATAA